Proteins encoded in a region of the Thermodesulfobacteriota bacterium genome:
- a CDS encoding FtsQ-type POTRA domain-containing protein — protein sequence MKDLKTGKLKNGRRISRQKRKIKLNYTRILLKLCKGGSFLLSVGILGILVYIFFGYLYTSPYFRVERIVVSGENRLSEIEVLNLARIDKGSNILGIDLRRVSDRIERHPWVQKAFVKRELPQRIIINVTERVPVAMINLDRLYLVDKKGIIFKEVGPEDTFDVPVLTGLESEDLATNERISRSLIEKALTIIDEVNKRGTLGVDQISEINMDPYAGLTIFTLEDGTQVKLGFDDYEQKLDHLKKVIADLQERGEKAEYINLNYGEKVYVKLDKTDLPKTLMASHETERR from the coding sequence GATATCCCGACAAAAAAGGAAGATTAAGCTTAATTACACCAGGATACTTTTAAAGTTGTGTAAAGGGGGCAGTTTTCTGCTGTCGGTTGGTATATTAGGGATATTAGTGTATATCTTTTTTGGGTATCTCTATACATCCCCTTATTTTCGGGTTGAACGAATCGTCGTAAGTGGTGAGAACAGACTTTCTGAAATAGAGGTTTTAAATCTGGCAAGAATCGACAAGGGGAGTAATATACTTGGGATAGACCTTAGAAGAGTAAGCGATAGGATAGAACGACACCCCTGGGTACAAAAGGCTTTTGTAAAACGGGAATTGCCTCAAAGGATAATAATTAATGTCACTGAAAGGGTCCCTGTTGCCATGATTAACCTGGACAGATTATACCTGGTGGATAAAAAGGGTATTATCTTTAAGGAAGTAGGTCCTGAAGATACTTTCGATGTTCCTGTTTTAACAGGATTAGAATCGGAAGATTTGGCAACCAATGAGCGTATTTCAAGGAGCCTCATAGAGAAGGCACTGACTATTATAGATGAGGTGAACAAAAGAGGGACTTTGGGTGTAGATCAAATATCAGAGATCAATATGGACCCATATGCCGGGTTAACCATATTCACATTGGAAGATGGGACTCAGGTAAAATTAGGGTTTGATGATTATGAACAGAAGCTGGATCATCTTAAGAAGGTTATAGCTGATTTGCAGGAAAGAGGTGAAAAGGCAGAATACATTAACTTAAACTATGGTGAAAAGGTTTATGTAAAGCTGGATAAAACAGATTTGCCAAAAACCTTAATGGCTTCACATGAGACAGAAAGGAGGTGA
- the ftsA gene encoding cell division protein FtsA translates to MGKKHNNIIVGLDIGTTKICAIVGEVNNGSVDIVGFGSCPSEGLRKGVVVNIESTVNSLKKAIEEAELMAGFEISSVYSGISGAHVKGFNSQGIIPIKDREVSEGDVKKVIDAAKAVAIPLDREVIHVLPQEFIVDDQDGIQEPIGMIGVRLETKVHIVSVAATYAQNIIKCANRTGLSVSNIILEQLASSEALLSPDEKELGVLLMDIGGGTTNIAIFSKGSIKHTSVLPLGGNHITGDIAVGLRTPVVEAEKIKKRYGCAFPSIVDRSETIEVPSVGGREARVIPRRQLCEIIEPRAEEILSLVRRELVKSNCEELVASGIVITGGTALLEGLPELGEKVFNLPARVGYPTGIGGLSDVVNNPMYSTGVGLVLYGSKNHYRGESQDKNGSIFGRLTNRMKRWFEEAF, encoded by the coding sequence GTGGGTAAGAAACATAATAACATAATAGTTGGTTTGGATATAGGTACTACAAAGATTTGTGCCATAGTAGGAGAAGTGAACAACGGAAGCGTTGATATTGTTGGATTTGGTTCTTGCCCTTCAGAAGGGCTTCGAAAAGGGGTGGTTGTAAACATTGAAAGTACGGTGAACTCCTTAAAGAAGGCAATTGAAGAAGCAGAGTTAATGGCAGGTTTTGAGATCAGTTCTGTCTATTCAGGGATTTCAGGTGCTCACGTAAAAGGATTTAACAGCCAGGGAATCATCCCTATTAAAGATAGAGAGGTTAGCGAAGGCGATGTAAAGAAGGTTATAGATGCAGCTAAAGCTGTAGCTATTCCTTTAGACAGAGAAGTCATTCATGTTTTACCCCAGGAGTTTATTGTCGATGATCAGGATGGGATTCAGGAACCTATTGGTATGATTGGTGTAAGGTTGGAAACCAAGGTTCATATTGTAAGCGTGGCTGCAACTTATGCTCAGAATATTATAAAATGTGCCAACAGGACAGGGTTAAGTGTTTCTAATATCATCCTGGAGCAATTGGCATCAAGCGAGGCGCTCTTAAGTCCTGACGAAAAAGAGCTGGGTGTTTTATTAATGGATATTGGTGGAGGTACTACGAATATTGCGATTTTCTCCAAAGGCAGCATTAAGCATACATCAGTGTTACCCTTGGGGGGGAACCATATTACCGGCGATATAGCAGTGGGGTTAAGGACTCCTGTAGTAGAGGCAGAAAAGATAAAAAAGAGATATGGATGTGCGTTCCCCTCAATAGTTGATCGGAGTGAGACTATTGAAGTTCCCAGTGTGGGGGGGAGGGAAGCGAGAGTTATTCCACGGAGACAGTTATGTGAGATTATTGAACCCCGGGCAGAAGAGATTTTATCATTGGTTAGAAGAGAGTTGGTTAAATCTAATTGTGAGGAATTAGTAGCTTCAGGTATAGTTATTACTGGCGGTACCGCGCTGCTGGAAGGCCTGCCAGAGCTTGGAGAAAAAGTGTTTAACCTTCCAGCCAGGGTAGGTTACCCAACGGGGATAGGTGGGTTAAGCGATGTGGTCAATAACCCAATGTACAGTACTGGAGTCGGGTTGGTTCTATATGGCAGCAAAAACCATTACAGAGGAGAATCTCAGGATAAAAATGGAAGTATATTCGGAAGACTAACCAACCGGATGAAAAGATGGTTTGAAGAAGCATTTTAG
- the ftsZ gene encoding cell division protein FtsZ gives MVFEISENSKQPANIKVFGIGGGGCNAVNTMIHSELDGVDFISANTDAQALRVSKAPLKLQLGQKLTKGLGAGADPGIGKNAAEEDRNRIRDVLTNSDMVFITAGMGGGTGTGGAPVVAEISKELGALTVAIVTKPFLFEGRKRQKAAEEGIMELKKAVDTLIIIPNQRLLSITGKNTPLLETFKMADEVLLHAVRGISDLIMVNGLINLDFADVRTIMSEKGMALMGTGTSNSENRAVEAAQYAISSPLLQDISIKGAKGLLINITGGPDLTLYEVNEAATLIQEQSHEDADIIFGAVINDAMNDEIRVTVIAAGFNNGAEEVKYGTTDVSSLATPFKKIRKEDYDIPAYIRRDYTDGGVIRLDKILPEDDDEYDIPAFVRR, from the coding sequence ATGGTGTTTGAAATTAGTGAAAATAGTAAACAGCCGGCTAATATTAAAGTTTTTGGGATTGGCGGCGGCGGATGTAATGCCGTAAACACTATGATCCATTCAGAACTGGATGGAGTAGATTTTATTAGTGCCAATACGGATGCCCAGGCTCTAAGGGTTTCCAAAGCCCCATTGAAATTACAATTGGGGCAGAAGTTAACCAAAGGTCTGGGGGCTGGAGCAGACCCCGGGATTGGTAAGAATGCGGCTGAGGAAGATAGAAATCGGATAAGGGATGTACTGACAAACTCGGATATGGTCTTTATTACTGCCGGTATGGGAGGTGGTACTGGAACCGGTGGAGCCCCTGTGGTGGCTGAAATTTCCAAAGAATTGGGAGCACTCACAGTGGCTATAGTCACCAAGCCCTTTCTTTTTGAAGGTAGAAAGAGACAGAAGGCAGCGGAAGAAGGGATAATGGAATTGAAAAAGGCAGTGGATACCTTAATAATTATCCCTAACCAAAGACTCCTGTCGATTACCGGTAAAAACACCCCTCTCCTTGAGACATTCAAGATGGCTGACGAGGTTTTGCTCCACGCCGTCAGAGGGATATCTGATTTAATTATGGTCAATGGTTTAATCAATCTGGACTTTGCTGATGTAAGAACAATAATGTCTGAAAAGGGTATGGCACTTATGGGAACAGGAACCTCTAATAGTGAAAATAGAGCTGTGGAGGCTGCACAGTATGCCATATCCAGTCCGCTTTTGCAGGATATAAGTATAAAAGGGGCCAAGGGTCTATTGATTAATATCACTGGAGGACCTGATCTGACTCTGTACGAGGTCAATGAAGCAGCCACATTAATCCAGGAACAGTCCCATGAAGATGCGGATATAATCTTCGGAGCAGTAATAAATGATGCTATGAATGATGAAATTCGTGTTACTGTTATTGCCGCTGGATTCAACAATGGTGCAGAAGAGGTTAAATATGGGACAACGGATGTTTCATCTCTGGCAACACCTTTCAAAAAGATAAGAAAGGAAGATTATGATATTCCTGCCTACATAAGAAGAGATTATACAGATGGGGGAGTGATACGGTTGGATAAAATACTTCCAGAAGATGACGATGAATATGATATTCCAGCCTTCGTGAGAAGATAG
- a CDS encoding TIGR03960 family B12-binding radical SAM protein, with product MSWSLINNARKVLIQERGTIKKARGGKITVAIAYPNLYYIGMSNLGFHTIYYHLNSLPDVLCERVFLPDKDECLIYSSTNTALFTLESQKPLYQFDIIAFSISFENDYINILKILDLARIPLERRERNNGYPLIIAGGVASSLNPEPVSDFIDIFVIGEGEEVVPELFVSYKKGVENGYKKDEILEGMADIVGVYVPGYYTVDYKTDGTIMDFEPKGRFPKKIKKRWVKGIDKFKTHSVILTPNTEFSNMFLIEISRGCKWSCRFCAAGFIYRPYRKRGLGNLGETAINGLKDKDKIGLVGAAVSDYHMLPELCELILARGGKVSLASLRADSLDDRVVRCLKASGHKTISLAPEVGSERLREVIGKKITEEDVLRAAETIIRSDILNLKLYFLIGLPAETLEDIEEIIHLVKKIKHRILETSRGKKRLGRVTLSINSFIPKPATPFQWHPFDDIKSLNNKLKVIRNALKKEGNITVISDLPKWGYVQSLLSRGDRRVGRIILAAYKFGGDWKRAFRETDINPDFYVYRQRYFEEIFPWDFIDHGIRKEHLFAEYQKALR from the coding sequence ATGTCGTGGAGCTTGATTAATAATGCCAGAAAGGTTCTTATTCAAGAAAGGGGGACTATTAAGAAAGCCCGTGGAGGGAAAATAACAGTTGCAATAGCCTATCCCAACCTCTACTATATAGGGATGTCAAATCTTGGGTTTCATACCATCTATTATCACCTGAACAGTTTACCAGACGTACTCTGTGAAAGGGTATTCCTTCCTGACAAAGATGAATGTCTGATATATAGCAGTACGAATACCGCCCTCTTTACACTGGAATCACAAAAGCCTCTCTACCAGTTTGACATCATTGCCTTTTCCATTTCCTTTGAGAACGATTATATAAATATCTTAAAAATACTGGATCTGGCCAGGATACCTCTGGAAAGAAGAGAAAGGAACAATGGCTACCCATTAATTATTGCAGGTGGTGTTGCATCCAGCCTGAATCCAGAACCTGTTTCGGATTTTATAGATATATTTGTGATTGGCGAAGGTGAAGAGGTCGTTCCGGAACTCTTTGTATCATACAAAAAAGGGGTAGAGAACGGGTATAAGAAGGATGAAATTTTAGAGGGTATGGCTGATATAGTGGGGGTTTATGTGCCTGGCTACTACACGGTGGATTACAAAACCGACGGCACGATCATGGACTTTGAGCCAAAAGGCAGGTTTCCCAAAAAGATAAAGAAAAGATGGGTGAAAGGTATTGATAAATTTAAAACCCATTCTGTTATTCTGACCCCCAACACGGAATTTAGCAACATGTTTTTAATAGAGATAAGCCGTGGATGCAAGTGGAGCTGCCGGTTTTGCGCTGCCGGTTTCATATATCGTCCTTACAGGAAAAGGGGACTGGGGAATCTTGGAGAGACAGCTATCAATGGGTTAAAGGATAAGGATAAAATTGGGCTTGTAGGAGCAGCCGTTTCAGATTATCATATGCTCCCTGAACTGTGTGAGTTGATTCTAGCCAGGGGTGGAAAAGTCTCGCTGGCTTCCTTAAGAGCAGACTCCCTTGACGATAGAGTTGTGAGATGCCTGAAGGCGAGTGGTCATAAAACCATCTCCCTTGCCCCGGAAGTTGGTTCAGAAAGGTTACGTGAGGTTATAGGCAAGAAGATTACTGAAGAGGATGTCCTGAGGGCAGCTGAGACTATAATAAGAAGTGATATATTAAACCTTAAACTCTATTTCCTGATAGGATTGCCTGCAGAAACCCTCGAAGATATTGAAGAGATAATTCATCTCGTAAAGAAGATAAAGCATCGTATATTAGAGACAAGTAGGGGTAAAAAACGACTGGGGAGGGTTACACTCAGCATTAACTCTTTTATCCCAAAGCCGGCTACACCCTTTCAGTGGCATCCTTTCGATGATATAAAATCCCTGAATAACAAGCTGAAGGTTATAAGAAACGCCTTAAAGAAAGAAGGTAATATTACTGTTATTTCTGACTTGCCAAAATGGGGTTATGTCCAGTCTTTGCTGAGCAGAGGAGACAGAAGGGTTGGCAGAATCATCCTGGCTGCTTATAAATTCGGCGGAGATTGGAAAAGGGCATTTCGAGAGACAGACATAAACCCGGACTTTTACGTTTATAGACAGAGATATTTTGAGGAAATCTTTCCATGGGATTTTATAGACCATGGAATAAGGAAAGAACACCTCTTTGCAGAGTATCAAAAGGCGTTAAGGTAA
- a CDS encoding PAS domain S-box protein codes for MTRKPTYRELENKLESIEAEIRKLSSAVEQSIDGIAISDLELKLTYVNDAFARMHGYSPEQIVGMDALSLFEDGQADGHKFAVDQIKTHGSWKGEIKHVRKGGAAFITHMSVILLKDAAEKPTGVLWIARDITKQKQTEDAMMIRDNAIASSINAIVLSTFDGYIMYVNDSFLKMWGYDDEKEILGRHNDELWAMEEDTVETVEALISEGSWIGELKGKRRDGSLFDAQVSSSFVRDKAGKRICSMGSFLDVSEKKRAEQALRQREADLQIKTKNLEEMNTALKVLLRRREEDRTEIEEKILVNVKELVSPFLEKLKSTNLHPRQMAYIDILESNLKDIVSPFSRKLSSAYLSLTPAEIRVANLVQQEKTAKEIAKLLNVSTRTIEAHKKNLRVKLGIKNKKANLKSYLLSL; via the coding sequence ATGACCAGAAAACCAACATATAGAGAATTAGAAAACAAATTAGAGAGCATCGAGGCAGAAATAAGAAAACTAAGTTCTGCTGTTGAGCAATCTATAGATGGCATAGCCATAAGTGACTTAGAACTAAAACTGACATATGTGAACGATGCCTTTGCCAGAATGCATGGTTATTCTCCTGAACAGATTGTTGGAATGGACGCGTTGAGTCTGTTTGAAGATGGACAGGCAGATGGACATAAATTTGCTGTTGATCAAATAAAAACACATGGCTCGTGGAAGGGTGAGATAAAACATGTAAGAAAAGGTGGAGCCGCTTTTATCACACACATGTCTGTGATTTTATTGAAAGACGCTGCTGAAAAGCCTACAGGAGTTTTGTGGATCGCAAGGGACATTACCAAGCAAAAGCAGACAGAAGATGCAATGATGATAAGGGATAATGCTATAGCCTCGTCCATTAACGCGATCGTTTTATCTACCTTTGATGGATATATTATGTATGTAAATGATTCTTTTTTAAAAATGTGGGGATATGATGATGAAAAGGAGATTCTGGGAAGGCATAATGACGAACTGTGGGCGATGGAAGAGGATACTGTGGAGACTGTAGAAGCTCTGATTTCTGAAGGGAGCTGGATAGGAGAACTAAAAGGGAAAAGGAGAGACGGTTCACTGTTTGATGCCCAGGTTTCGTCAAGCTTTGTTAGGGACAAGGCAGGTAAGCGAATATGTTCGATGGGTTCATTTTTGGACGTTAGTGAAAAAAAAAGGGCAGAGCAGGCGCTAAGACAAAGAGAGGCAGATTTACAGATTAAGACTAAGAATCTTGAGGAGATGAATACTGCTTTAAAAGTCTTGCTGAGAAGGAGAGAGGAAGACAGAACGGAGATTGAAGAAAAGATATTGGTCAATGTGAAAGAGCTGGTATCCCCATTTTTAGAGAAGTTGAAGAGTACTAACTTGCATCCCAGGCAAATGGCATACATAGACATCCTTGAATCAAATCTTAAAGATATTGTTTCGCCATTTTCCCGCAAGTTGTCATCTGCATATTTAAGCCTTACCCCAGCAGAGATTCGGGTAGCTAATCTTGTGCAACAGGAAAAGACTGCAAAAGAAATAGCAAAATTGCTGAATGTGTCCACACGGACAATTGAGGCTCACAAAAAAAATTTAAGGGTGAAGCTTGGAATAAAAAACAAAAAGGCAAACCTTAAGTCCTACCTCTTGTCTCTATAA
- a CDS encoding 2-hydroxyacyl-CoA dehydratase family protein, with protein sequence MAALEELTDLSKAIENTSVSKWKAQGKPIVGYFCSYVPEEIIHAAGILPYRIKARGCTKTTAADTYLSSAMNCSFTRSCLDLALEGEYGFLDGVVSMNSCEHIRRAHDVWKRKIDIPYFHFLSVPHKTDEDAVEWYRDELHKFKKSLESAFNVVITDEALADSIKVYNETRDLLKKLYGLRRGDSPSITGSETLDVVVAATSVRKEDYNGLIKRLLEELSIRKGVPNHRSRLMVIGSVVDDPSYIKLIEDLGSVVVADNLCFGSRYFWEPVDTGSDPLESLARSYLRRPVCPRMADEIVKLYTYTRDMAEEFRVDGVIMERIRCCDLWGGATLLLERRLGEDGIPFLVIDREYAMSGMGQINTRVAAFLEIIGRD encoded by the coding sequence ATGGCGGCATTAGAGGAGTTAACAGATTTATCGAAGGCTATTGAAAATACTTCTGTCTCTAAGTGGAAAGCACAGGGTAAGCCTATAGTTGGATATTTTTGTTCTTACGTGCCTGAGGAGATTATTCATGCAGCAGGTATCTTACCTTACCGTATCAAAGCAAGAGGATGTACTAAAACTACTGCGGCAGATACCTATTTATCCTCTGCAATGAACTGTTCGTTTACCCGGAGCTGTCTGGATCTAGCGCTTGAGGGGGAGTATGGATTTCTCGATGGGGTGGTATCCATGAACAGTTGTGAGCACATTCGGCGGGCGCATGATGTCTGGAAGCGTAAGATAGATATTCCCTATTTTCATTTTCTCAGTGTTCCACATAAGACTGATGAAGACGCAGTGGAATGGTATAGAGATGAGCTTCATAAGTTCAAAAAAAGTCTGGAGAGCGCCTTCAATGTTGTTATTACAGATGAAGCACTTGCGGATTCGATAAAGGTCTACAATGAGACACGGGATCTTCTCAAGAAGCTATACGGATTGCGTCGAGGTGATTCTCCTTCTATAACTGGTTCGGAAACCCTTGACGTTGTTGTGGCTGCCACTTCGGTTCGTAAGGAGGACTATAATGGGTTAATAAAGAGGCTGCTGGAAGAACTCAGTATTCGTAAGGGTGTCCCTAACCATAGATCAAGGTTGATGGTTATAGGGAGTGTAGTTGATGATCCTTCATATATAAAGCTTATTGAGGACCTTGGTAGTGTTGTGGTTGCTGATAACCTGTGCTTTGGCAGCAGGTATTTTTGGGAACCCGTTGACACTGGTAGTGATCCACTCGAGTCTTTGGCCCGCTCGTATCTGAGGCGTCCTGTATGTCCCCGTATGGCTGACGAGATTGTTAAGCTCTATACTTATACGCGTGACATGGCAGAGGAATTTCGTGTTGATGGTGTTATCATGGAGAGGATTCGCTGTTGTGATCTCTGGGGTGGAGCGACACTTCTTTTGGAAAGGAGACTGGGGGAGGACGGTATTCCTTTCTTGGTTATTGATCGCGAGTATGCAATGAGTGGAATGGGACAGATTAACACAAGGGTAGCAGCATTCTTGGAAATTATAGGGAGGGACTAA
- a CDS encoding 2-hydroxyacyl-CoA dehydratase family protein, whose translation MGEKNIREIEKIHKNMQGMLAHVGKKYPEQKWMYEPIVKCIELLYEDLLKNKPVAWYFFLLTPELFRAMDIAPFSGEVIGSVMASYPEGVVKYVNIAEKWVPETLCTINKYTLGAALSGDFPAPDMLIHTTAHPCDSASIVYPVVSDYLQVPQFSLDTPYGDDERSYKYYSRQFLKLISFLEERTGRKLDFDRLREAVEYSNQAQEYMLKINELRKIVPCPCPSRSSATALSAIMGLAGTPFLVDWYKKQYEMVSERVEKKEGVVPDEKIRVAMVWITTFFDLGILEWMEKEYGAVVVMDLICTWTAQPIEDTSSLSKIVDGLAAKTLSAPMGRHGRGPVEPLLEEVVGICRDYKADVAIFAGHIGCKYGWASAKLVKDVIQEEVGIPSLFFDFDAFDPRVASSETIKSKIGEFFETYL comes from the coding sequence ATGGGAGAAAAGAACATACGTGAAATAGAGAAGATCCATAAAAACATGCAAGGGATGCTAGCGCATGTTGGGAAGAAATATCCTGAACAGAAATGGATGTACGAACCAATCGTAAAGTGTATTGAGCTTCTATATGAAGACTTGTTAAAAAACAAACCGGTAGCATGGTACTTCTTTCTTCTGACCCCGGAGTTGTTCCGTGCCATGGATATAGCCCCCTTCTCGGGGGAAGTTATAGGCTCGGTAATGGCGTCATATCCCGAAGGGGTCGTTAAATATGTTAATATTGCTGAAAAATGGGTTCCAGAGACCCTCTGTACCATAAACAAGTACACCCTTGGGGCTGCATTGTCTGGAGATTTTCCTGCTCCGGATATGCTCATCCATACGACAGCCCATCCCTGCGATTCTGCTAGTATCGTATATCCGGTTGTTTCTGATTATTTGCAGGTGCCTCAGTTCAGTTTGGATACACCTTACGGGGATGATGAGAGGAGCTACAAATATTATTCTCGTCAATTTTTAAAGTTGATCTCTTTTCTGGAAGAGCGCACAGGGCGGAAGTTAGACTTTGACAGGCTAAGGGAGGCAGTGGAATATTCTAACCAGGCGCAGGAGTATATGTTAAAGATCAATGAGCTCAGAAAAATAGTGCCCTGTCCTTGTCCCAGCCGTTCTTCTGCCACTGCCTTATCAGCGATTATGGGACTGGCCGGGACGCCCTTCCTGGTCGACTGGTACAAGAAGCAGTATGAAATGGTCTCTGAGAGGGTAGAGAAAAAGGAGGGAGTCGTTCCTGATGAGAAAATCAGGGTAGCCATGGTCTGGATAACTACCTTTTTCGACCTGGGAATTCTGGAGTGGATGGAAAAGGAGTATGGAGCCGTAGTTGTAATGGATCTGATATGTACGTGGACCGCTCAGCCCATAGAGGACACCTCGAGCCTGTCCAAGATAGTAGATGGTTTGGCGGCCAAGACATTGAGTGCCCCTATGGGAAGACACGGTCGGGGCCCCGTAGAGCCTTTGCTGGAAGAGGTTGTTGGAATATGCAGGGACTATAAAGCGGATGTAGCCATCTTTGCAGGGCATATTGGTTGCAAGTATGGCTGGGCGTCGGCAAAGCTGGTAAAGGATGTGATCCAGGAAGAGGTGGGGATTCCGAGTCTGTTTTTTGATTTTGATGCTTTCGATCCCAGGGTAGCGTCATCGGAGACGATTAAGTCTAAAATTGGGGAGTTTTTCGAGACGTATCTGTAA
- a CDS encoding 2-hydroxyacyl-CoA dehydratase family protein encodes MYTDFLKLCGYEDTELKKQMPRIEKAFGILGIDEEDISRAEKRVRESFNVDLEGIRRLLRVWMEELVSLPLCREEYKKVIYSDWPFPGAMMMAAHRLSEDVYIGSIGEIMNVGMGMIFDKLSPLLEAGEKTGLGVGEAHCALWQTHIGAIEKGMIPIPDLMISSGWYCDQPAEADQLLAELYGIPTVYMDGVLDGQWGEWPKINERLTRYAGRQLEKVFKKIEDVTGCTFTEEARRDGRRDQAKIFFNFNTLVETVGKSDPQAISQADVNLPFWLTGTPIRKREEANNALTILIRETKERVERGEGVVEKGAPRIYFGLRMAVDASILKMVESLGLAMSVVFVDWLTPRERTEKGNATEYGQKVMEGWFRRGCLYSAQGAIDYFAEYCREWKVDGAILCYPYSCRPYTIPPLMSKKTLKDRLGIPVLVLEGDAYDTRNYSAGQLRTRVETFAELLKMRKAS; translated from the coding sequence ATGTACACAGATTTTTTGAAATTATGTGGGTATGAGGATACAGAACTAAAGAAGCAGATGCCCAGGATAGAAAAGGCATTTGGTATCCTTGGGATAGATGAGGAGGACATAAGCCGGGCAGAAAAACGTGTTCGGGAGAGCTTTAATGTTGATCTCGAGGGTATACGAAGGCTGCTTCGGGTATGGATGGAGGAGCTTGTATCATTGCCCCTGTGCCGGGAGGAGTATAAGAAAGTCATCTATAGTGACTGGCCTTTCCCCGGTGCGATGATGATGGCAGCCCACAGGCTGTCAGAGGATGTGTATATTGGTTCTATAGGAGAAATTATGAACGTCGGTATGGGGATGATCTTTGATAAACTCAGCCCTCTTCTAGAGGCAGGTGAGAAGACCGGGCTGGGGGTGGGAGAGGCACACTGTGCCCTATGGCAAACCCACATAGGCGCTATTGAAAAGGGGATGATACCCATACCTGATTTGATGATATCCTCTGGCTGGTATTGTGATCAGCCTGCGGAGGCTGACCAGCTTCTGGCTGAACTCTATGGTATTCCTACCGTCTATATGGACGGGGTCCTTGATGGCCAGTGGGGAGAATGGCCTAAAATAAACGAGAGGCTAACCAGATACGCAGGACGTCAACTGGAGAAAGTTTTTAAAAAGATCGAAGATGTGACGGGTTGTACGTTTACAGAAGAGGCGCGAAGAGATGGTCGTAGAGACCAGGCAAAGATTTTTTTCAATTTTAATACACTGGTAGAAACAGTGGGGAAAAGTGATCCCCAGGCTATCAGCCAGGCGGATGTTAACCTTCCGTTTTGGCTGACCGGTACCCCTATAAGGAAGAGGGAGGAGGCAAATAATGCCTTAACTATATTGATAAGAGAAACGAAAGAACGGGTGGAAAGAGGTGAAGGGGTTGTTGAAAAGGGTGCTCCCAGAATATACTTTGGACTCCGGATGGCGGTTGATGCCTCTATACTCAAAATGGTCGAAAGTTTGGGACTGGCTATGTCGGTTGTCTTTGTTGATTGGTTGACCCCCAGGGAACGAACAGAGAAAGGGAATGCCACCGAATATGGTCAAAAAGTTATGGAAGGTTGGTTTAGACGTGGCTGCCTCTATTCAGCGCAGGGAGCGATCGACTATTTTGCAGAGTACTGTAGAGAATGGAAGGTGGATGGGGCAATACTCTGTTATCCCTATTCATGTCGTCCGTATACTATTCCTCCTCTGATGTCAAAGAAGACACTTAAGGACAGGCTGGGTATCCCTGTGTTAGTCCTGGAGGGGGATGCCTACGATACCCGCAATTACAGTGCCGGCCAGTTAAGAACCAGGGTTGAAACATTTGCTGAACTGTTGAAGATGAGGAAGGCTTCTTAA